Part of the Henckelia pumila isolate YLH828 chromosome 2, ASM3356847v2, whole genome shotgun sequence genome is shown below.
atattaaaaaatattaggtCACCCGAGCTCGTGGATCCACCCTTGCACCGCTTGTGGAGAGAAGGGCAAAGCCCAAGAGCTCagagtttgtttgtttgtttgtatttttttttttttttttctcagatATAATATAGTTGAGGTTCATGTGAACAACGCTATTTTTAACTTTGTGTTgggccattttttttttctccaaaTTATCGACTTTCTTAAATTTGTATGGAAGCTTTTCCAAATTATCTATTTGAGGTTCGCGTGAGTATTgcgatttttttaattatatattttaaattgataATAGTTTAACAATTtaattcttaattaatttaatcaaataattttcttaatttttttaaagaataaatatagatataaatatacataaataaaaagaataaaaaaataaaaattttgttgaAGGAAGTCCAAAATAAGCACATTCTTTTTCCCTGATAgaattatttttagtatataATACTAAAAGTACAACAAATATCACTTATAAcgatatttaaaacaattatatTGTAGAGTTTGCTATTTTATCGCGAGATTTTGAATTTAATGTATTGTaagattttgataaatgaaatttttgtattgatatttttatgttgtaAGATTTGGTATACAAATTTTATTGTACCTGCATTACATTCATTTGATTGAAGTACtccattttttgtttttctttttggttTCAAGTAGAATAGAATTTTCAATTAATTCCATAATATTGTGAGCCTCAATGGATGTTTTTGATACAAGAACATCAATGGATGTACGTACTTGACTAGTGTGTTTTTTCACTTCACTTCCTGCGGGTTGAGGTCCAGATGGGACTACAATGGGATGAAATCTCTTCTTTTCTAATGTACAAAATCTTCAATAGGAACAAGTTTAGCTTGCCCAACATACTCTCTGTCAATGCTTCTTCACAAATGTTCGTGATGAAATCTCTTCTTTTCTCTTCATTCGTCACAATTCAAAGACTAGGATTTAACATGTAAAGCCTAAAGGGCACGAATAGGCctggtataccgtaccgaatttttttcgatatacagacattttttcggtataccaaatttttttcggtatctatatgGTATCAATATAGCTagattttttccataccaaaatttcggaATTTCGCTATCGATATCGATATTaaattttttcataccaatatttttagtacGATATACCGAAAACTTTCCCTAGACACCAATTCAGTATACACTACAGGCTTTGATAAAAGAGAGATCTCATTATCAATCTAGACACTCACAAAAAACCATGGCAGGCATGTGTAGCAAGTATAACTTGGCCAACCGCTCGGGGTACGTAGTAATATGAATGACAACAAAAATATGTATCGGTGTGATACTCAGAATCTGACGACTCTTGGACAAAAAGCATCGCTCCATCTTCACTAGCTAgtatcattttatttatatatataaaatacaaATAGGCTTTTGGGAAACCAGTGATTAAGCCATGAGCGTCTATGTGCTTGTAagaatttttttcaaatcaacAATGCCAATCAACTTTTCATTTCCAATTTCTCTGCCTTTAAAAGAACGACATGCATCTTGACCAGGATTTAAGCTTAATTTAGTTTTACACAGCAGAAGATACGAGCAATGGCAAAGCCAGAAATCTTAAACTACCCGGgctaaaattttaaactatAGAATTGTTTAAACTTTTGAATCGAACCATCCAAACTACTATCAaattaatctaaaattttctcaaaatcaacatatataaaattttaaaaaattttcgggcTTTAGCCCGGGTGCCGCTATATGAGGCTCTGCAACTGGATACGAGTGCCTTCGGAGTAAATATAGATATAACTGCGATCCTGATCTGCCGGAAGTTTCAGAACAAGAAGTCAGCAGGCCACCGATACCAACAACAATTACTTTATTATATAGAAATTTGCTTCAAAGTAAAATTTTATTCGCAAACTCCACCAGAATTCCTAAAAAGAGTTGCAAATGAAATTGATGCATGGCACTTCCAAAAAAGTGTTACCATGCATGATTGATCCCTTAATTTGCaactaaaagaaattttaattcaCTCCACAAACTTCCAATAACTACTTAATCAAGCATTGAATTGTTAATAAATACGTAAAccagaaataatatatattacagCAGACATGACAACAATTCCTAAAAGACATCACATGCATATACGAAAGGAAACAAGTCAAGCATGAGTTGCACATGCTATATATGTTGTCCATTAGATATAGTTGTATCTAATCTCACTCAGTGTCAACAAATTCACAGAAAAGTTGTAATACCAAGAAAAAAcatggaaaattgcatatatcacccctgtgaaatttcATGTTTATTGATAACTTcttattaaagatttttgagCTAAAATCCCATGTGATTCTAGATTTATAGCATATACACCCCTTcagttaaaaaatgacaaatatactcctacttaaataaataattaaattaaatttgttttataattctatatttaattgaataaaataatcaaattttaattaaataactatgaaaattatatgtaaTTATTAACTGTATCCTAAAATTTGTTatactcaaaaaatattttaatagtaaATTGTATTATTACAAATTAAGTAataagtttaattattttttacaaGAGTATGTTTAATTACTTGATCATATATAGGTGAAGGCCCGGTTTAATTTTCATGCCtcacaatataaatatatatatatgttcgaTGTGTGACATGCAACTGGTTCTCCTTTgggaaaacaaaatattttgttaGTATAGATGTACATACTAATTCCAAATTGTACGtcttaatatataataatgaatAATAGCTTCAAATTATTCTTTTACAAGAGTATGTTCCAGTGCCataaaaattggaaaaataGTTAATAAGGTAAATCGATCCCAAATTCATATTTCTTATAACCGAACCATAAAGTCATGTAGCATTGCATTTTGCGTATCAAAATTCATTTGATTTCAAATACTTACTAGTGTAGGTTGCTACTTAACTAGCTCGTCATACTGATCTCTTAAGAAATTTTACCTAATAGACTAGCTATAAATTatctattaaaaaaaaagttggaTGAAAGGATTTGCAACAGATGCCAAACGAAACTTTGTGATATTACGCATGAATGTTGTGAGAAGCAAATAGTTAATGCAATCCAAATCTATAATATCGATGTTCTTTTAAACATCCAATTAATCTATCGTGCCTTCATTTCAAAGTGTGACCTTCCTTCTCCTTGTCTACATGGATGTCTTCATTTTAGCTTAATTAATTCTCTGTCTGGGCAAGTTTTATGCCTCTTTTTTTGTCTTGCCTTATTCAATAGTTTTTTTCCGTATACTTTGGGCTGCAAATCCAAATAGATCATGGTTACAGCATTTACTTaaaatactaattaaatttgaacaaaaaatttcttttctaacttataataaaattaaacaaCAAACCTATGTCCTTTACTTCAGGTCTTATTAGTTAAAcgagaaaaataatatataagatTCCGATCCTAAATTTAATCTCAAGAACACTCAAGGCTCGGTTTTCTCATATTTTAAACTAATTATGGTGGGCCAAATGATTCGATAAAAGATATGATTTCTCACAATCTATCAAATAAACTTGAATTTTGCATGTCtagtatataaatataaatatatatatatgtatatatatattgaaagtTCAAGGACTGATATAGTAGAAATAAAACGCTTTAAGACAActccattttcaaaaattacacGTAAAAATGGTACATTAGCCAACTTTTGTTTTTGCTAACTAATGCATGAGATTAGTAAGCGAAACATAATTAATTGTTAGACAACAACCATGAACCATCACTCCCGTAAAATTATTATTGGAATAGTACTATATATATCAAcatatgaattcttaattatcAAATTAGAAAAGAGACTTACCTTTATATCTTGTTGATTCAACTTTGGGACAAACTtgtttcttcttcatcatcGTAACCAAATGCGTCGTCTTCATTTTtctattttgttatttttcttcTTGCATCTCCAACCTGAATATATCATAGCGTCATCAATAACAAATCGTTATATTAAAATGTTGTAATTTCATAAGATTCAACGAACGACTCAATTTTACAAAttctaataaaaaaacaaatgcaTTTATTTGCTTTCTACTGCACCTCAATTATGATTTTATACCAGAAGCAAATGCTAACAATTAATTATCTTTAATTATTTGAACTTGATGTGTAAGAAAATAAATtgtaaaacaaaaaaacaaaggcTCATTTCATAAGAAACACAAACATTGTAATGGTGGCTATTTATCTGATTTTTCACATATTGGCAACTGAATACAACAAAACGCAAACTTCATGGATAGAGAGTAATATTTATGAAAGCAACAGGTAACATATGAGTCGGAGGGGTGGGTTTTTGGTATATTGTACTAAAAATAgcgatataaaaaaaattcataccacTGATactgaaattccaaaattttggtatgaaaaaaaatcCATACTGATACCATTCAGATAtcgaaaaaaattcggtataccgaaaaaatggctgtatatcaaaaaaaatttggtacTGTATTCCGATAATTCGATATTTTGGTATGGTATCTCAACCTTTTACTTATCCATCAAACTCAATTAAAACCAAACAAAAGTGGATGCATTACTTAAAATTATTACGGATTAGAACAGAGTTACGTTATATCCAtcaaactgaaaaaaaaaaaaaattatccaagagaacaaaaacaacattaattttCGGTATCATGTTTAGCACGATGAATAAAATCAGACACTTCCGATAAAAGAAGACCAAAATAGCCAATAAATCAAAGTTAGAGGACCGATCAtactcaaatttaaaaaaaatattaaattaatttatgatAAATTTGACGGACCTGATATCTGCTCCACCTCAACTACGACGTCAAGAGAGGGGTCAACAAAGCTCTCATCGTAGGTAACGACATTAGTACAAATCACATACGGCAAAACGCCCCCGTCCTCTGCATCAATCACAATGCATCTGATCACTATTTCAAGATGAATTTTTCTGCCAATGAACAAGGGGACATTAACCACTTTGGTCCAAGATTCCGCAACACCATACTCCTTCATCACCCACACATTCATACACCCAAAATTACCGAAATACACACACAAACACTTCCCCCACACTCCCAACATCACCATCTGAGGCGGGAACTCATCGGCAGACGCAGGAACCCCGACGCTACAACAATTCCCCGTCGTCAAGCTTTGCGCCACCACGCCCCATGCTGCTTTCGAATCTTCTCCGCCGTAGTAAAATTTCCAATGCATAGCCCCATTCATACACACATACGGCCAACTAGACAGTAAGCCCAGGATCGGATTCGACGTCTTCCACGAATCTTCTCTAAAGCTATAAAGTTTTAGTATTGTGGCCACGCATTTCCAAATCATCGTTGGATGATTCGTGACCACTTTATAATCATCGTTGGATGCGTCGTAACCAAACCCACAAGCCCGATGTTTTGAAGGAAGACGTATGTGTATGTGTTTATACTTTCTTAAAGACGGATTGCACACGGTGAGGCGACCTCCTCCGCGTGAAACCGTACACACCAGACCGTTACAAGAACCAACTATCTGAATCGAACCGTTTCGATATTCGTCGTCGGAAGCAAAATCAAATGGCACCTCGTCTGCGGATGGATCATCATCCGACTTGGGGGAAAGGGGCAGGGTGTGAAGCGCAGCACGTGAGCCGTAGATTAATCTTTTTCGAGATGTTTTGAGATGGGCGTTCTTGAATTCTGGACTGGATATCACCCGAAGCCAAGATTGTGAGACGCATCTCAGTATGAGAAGAGATTTTATGGGAAATATTCTCAGGAATATTTCGGTGAGGATGTCGTGCGGAGGATTTTGCCAAGAGTTTGATTCTTGGATACCCATCTGATGATCTCTTTTTCTCTCAACAACAGAATTTAATTTGTagagattaattaattataagatGAAATATAatgtgtatataatatatatataggaagAGAATATTATCTTGATGTATAGAACTCTTCAAGATAAGGgcgaaatcaaaattttatatgtgTTGGATTGGAATATGATATgacaaaattaaaatatgtctATGCTGAAgaccttaaattatttattttagtgcatgcttTTAAAAATAGAAAGTACTAAAAgcatattttattaaatctgTGGTTATTTATAAGTTACCTTTGTCATAGACTTTCGAAAATCtttttaattactaaaaatataaatttttagatGACTATATATATGACTCATAACAAACAactattataataaaaattgtttattttccaaaaataatatatatatgttgtaacATTATGGATTTCATGAAAATCGAATATTTGGATTATTGAACAAAATCATATCAATGATTTAGGAGgttgcataaaataattaataattaattaatacttGTAATATGATAGTTACCctatataagatttttttatatCTATAAAATAggtcacaaatatatatattaaatttacgTGTCCATATATTATCGTTtggttaattaatttttgtcttTATTTTATATCGATCGTGACACGATTTTCCCATATATTTTTCCTCAAATTATCGTCATTCTTTCGATACCACACTATCGCATATTCTAAATTCCTTATATTctatgcatgtttatttgtGTTATTCAATGTACATTGCttttctaaatttttgaaatcacAACATAAACATCCACCATCACCGATTTCAGGAACGGATCAGCCccaccaaaaataaattttttttaattagctatataattaatttttaagaagttaaatatattaataaaaaggcACCCCAAATGAATCGAAAAGTCTTGTAGCTTGGTGGGTGGAGGTACGTACTTTGAATATGATAAAATTACACAAAAAATTCGCAACATTAATTACAAGGGAAACATCATGCATATTGATTGTCTGTAATATATCCAGTTAATTTAACTTTTCTCCTTACCTAATAAGGATATGCACATATATTAACAAAAAATTTAGCAAACATGCAACACAAGCAAAACAATACGATATAACCTGTAATTTTGATGGCCTTTCAAATATCATATCTTGTGTAAGTTGACTCTGTGGTTGATTTAGTGACTCATCCATTGCTTCACTTTCTGGTAGATTTGACATTGTAATTTCATTAATGCATGCTCTCTTGTTATGTCCCAAAACTCCACATAAGCCACATTTAACTGTTTTTTGTTGTCTTCTCATTTCATGTGAATTTTCTTTTGCCTTGCCTCGtgattttttcttttgtttttgtacAGGTTCATCCCGCACCCTTCTTCTTGCTTTTTTTAGGCCTCCCAGTTGGTCTTCCAAAATTAGGTGGTAGCATAGGAATCAAACCTGATTGTTTCCATTCATGCCTGCCATTTATTGGGAAAATTACTTGACCATACACCAATTTGTAGCTGTCAATCATGTAACAGGCATGTGCATACTTGTAATAATCTAGTCCTTCATAGGCAATGACACGTAAAACATGCTTGCATGATATTCCACTAATATCCCATCTACGACAACCACATGTTCCTTTTTTTCAAGTCCACAGTGTATCTGGTCCCATCATAGCATGAAATTTGATAATGTGAGTCATCGGCTTTGATGGGAAGGCAGTTCCCCATTTTCTAACTGTTTTCGTTTATGATTTTCTGTATTTTAGGACACAATATACCTTTCCATTTCTTCGCAACCCTGACCTTGTTTATCTGCATTTTTTTCATCAAATATTCAAATATCCACTCACACATTGACACAATAGGAATATCTCTTGCCTCTAAAATATTGCTATTGACAGATTCACAACCATTGTTCAATAACATATCACACCTAGAATTATCGCCAGAGTGCGATCTACTCCAATTTTGTGGCAGCTTATCATTGAACCAATTGGCCGCACTTTCATCAAGATCTTAATTCTTTCATTTTCCTACCAAAGTCATTGACTGTTGTGGCCCGTGCACAATTCCACAATGCACTCTTAAATGCTTGCCCCCTAAACCCTACATTTTTAAAGTTTGAATACAAATGTCTCACACAAAATCTATGTTCGACATTTGGGAAGATTTGATTAAATGCCTGGATTAGTCCTTTTTGCTTATCATACATAAATGTCAACTCATAATCTTTCTCAATATTGGGATCTACCTTCAACAAAGTTAAAAATCATTCCCATGAGTCAAAATTCTCGTTGTTTACTACAGCAAATGCAATgggaaataaattattattaggaTCGATCAACACCTACGACAGTCAAAATCACTCCCCCATGAGGTCCTTTCAAATGACAACCATCTACACCTATGAAGGGCCTGAGCCAACCAGAAAGCCCtattttaatgcatacagacaCAAATAAAATCGTTGAAATCTATTCTCACCTGTTGATTGGTCTGTTCCTATAAAAATTGTACTACCAGGGTTTGTTCTTTTCACTTCATCTGCAAAATCCCAAAGCAATGAATATTGTTCCTCAGGCAACCCCTCTAGCATTTCAATAGCTTTTGATTTTGCTCTATAAGCTTGCCAATCAGATATGTGACATCTTAAGTCCTCAGTGATATCAATCCTAAAACCTTTAATATTTCTCTTGGGTCTGACTTAAATTTGTTCACATACTTCCCAAATAACCAGCTGGATTTTAAGTTTTTGGCACGAAAATTCGCCCCAAAAGTGTGAGTGGGAATATATTTCCTGATCTGAAATGTGCACTTATCTGTAAGCTTCAATGCACGAAGCTTCCAAAAACAGTCCTTATTCCAACACTTGGCATGCAATCTGGTCTTGTCATTTTTCGTGATTTTTATGTTCCTTTTGGTTGTGATTGCATGTGAATGTATTGCATGTTTTAGCTCAGTTTTTGTGCTAAACATCATCCCAAGTTGAAAATCAGGGTTAAAAGTATGAGTTGGGTTAACGACTGGACACTTTTGGCCTTCAccatcatcttcagattctttAATACTAGACAAGTCATCATCACTTTTAATGAGGTTCTCATCTCCAGACTTATAAATACTATCATCAAAAGCATCATTATGTACCATTCCCAGTTTATCATCGTATCCCAACCACTCACTCTCATTTTCTATACTTACAATGAACAGTTCATCATCATTATGgtcattaatttcttcttcaTAATCACTTTCATTCAAATCATAACCATCATCAACTAAGTCGTCATTAACCTCTTTCTTTTCTCTTGCCCCATCTTTCGCATCCTTTATTCCTACCCCATTAGTGTCAGCCGCTGCACCAGCCCCATCAGTATTGTTGACCTCTTCCCCATCCCCTTCACTCACATTCTCGTCCTCTACATGACATCTCTCCTCCTCAATGTATAAGTTAATTTCTCAAGTGGTTTTTAGTTTTTCTTCACAAATACCAATCAAATCAACATCGTCTTGAATCAATCTAAAACCAAGATTGGAATTAGTCATGAACACACTCATAGGTGGTTTTACACCGTCGTGTTGAGCtattttcttaaaatatttcaCCAATAACATATCAAACTCATAAAAGTCAAATCTACTCACTGACCCACCAATATACCCATGAATACCATCAATATGGAATTTATCCCCATAATGGACACGAACTATCAAAAATCTGCTATCTTGATCTGTAAAATAAAATACACATTATTCAAAAACAATAGAAAAAATGCACTTCAAGAAGTGAAACCCACTTCGGAAAAATAAGTATTGCAGatagattttttgaaattttttttaaaaaagagaaATACCCTCTCTATTAATGGCCAATAATAACAAACAATTGGAACTAAACGtggggaaaaatatttttgtatatttCTCAGCTCTCACTCTCAGACAAAGCAAAGTACCATAAAGAATCGAGTGAAATGGGACCACCATTTAGGGCTGGCATACCGGATCAAAATACCGAATTTTTGGCATATCGTAtcaaaattttttcgatatacagacatttttttggtataacgaatttttttcggtatccATATGGTATCAATATAGATTTTTTCCATatcaaaattttggaatttttatcggtatgaatttttttcataccaatatttttagtacGGTATACCAAAAAACCACCCCTACCACCATTATTAAAGTAACCCGCAATAGAACCAGAGACCACCATGTTGTCTACCAAAAAATACTGGCTTGCGCCCCCAAgggggtgtccaagttggtggagta
Proteins encoded:
- the LOC140879154 gene encoding F-box/kelch-repeat protein At3g06240-like, whose translation is MGIQESNSWQNPPHDILTEIFLRIFPIKSLLILRCVSQSWLRVISSPEFKNAHLKTSRKRLIYGSRAALHTLPLSPKSDDDPSADEVPFDFASDDEYRNGSIQIVGSCNGLVCTVSRGGGRLTVCNPSLRKYKHIHIRLPSKHRACGFGYDASNDDYKVVTNHPTMIWKCVATILKLYSFREDSWKTSNPILGLLSSWPYVCMNGAMHWKFYYGGEDSKAAWGVVAQSLTTGNCCSVGVPASADEFPPQMVMLGVWGKCLCVYFGNFGCMNVWVMKEYGVAESWTKVVNVPLFIGRKIHLEIVIRCIVIDAEDGGVLPYVICTNVVTYDESFVDPSLDVVVEVEQISGWRCKKKNNKIEK